The candidate division WOR-3 bacterium DNA segment TCGTGCTGATCAGGTGGCGGAGATTCGTCGCCGGCGTCGGGTTCTACAAGCGCCCGGTGCTCAAGTCCCAGATCCCGCGCTTCCGTCCGGTCGAGTAACTGCGTCCTCGTCCAGCCAGTTCCCCTGGCATAGTGCTCCGTAAAGCACTATGGATGCAGCAGTTGCCACGTTTATCGAGTTCTTGTAGCCGAAGACAGGGACTTCAACCACCGCATCGCACAACCGGAGCGCCGTCTCCGATACCCCAAGCGCTTCGTTGCCAAGCACCAGCGCCACCGGGAAGTCGTACTCGAAACGATGGTACGGTGATGCGCCCGTGGCTGTCTCCACGCCGACAATCTGGATCCCCTTGGCCCTGAGGTCTGTCAGGGCTGCTGCGGTGTCGTCGAACCTTCGCCAAGGCACCGAGTCAGTCGTACCCAGGGAAGTCTGCTCAAGCTTGTGGTGGGGCGGGTATGCCGTGTACCCGCAAGGGATGACCTCTGCGGCTCGGGCAGCATCGGCCAGCCTGAAGATGGAACCGACGTTGAAGGCGCTGCGCAGGTTGTCGAGCACGATGTGTATCGGCCGGCGCGGAAGCCTGGCGAATTCCTCGGGCGGCAGCTCGGAGTCGCGGGTCTTCACCTTGAAGAACGTCTCGATACCGTCCGGTGCTGGCCTGCCCTTGAGCGAACGGCCGTGATGACGGGGCGGTCCCTGGGTACGGGGGCGCCTCATTCGAGGCGTGCCGCCCTGCGTACAGCCTTCTGCTGAGCAGGGGACAGGCCGGCATGAGAGCCGAGGGTCAGAGCAATCTGTGCTGCCTTCCCAGCAAGTTCGACAAGGTCGAGGGCGGACGCGGCGGTGGGGCC contains these protein-coding regions:
- a CDS encoding RNA methyltransferase, producing the protein MRRPRTQGPPRHHGRSLKGRPAPDGIETFFKVKTRDSELPPEEFARLPRRPIHIVLDNLRSAFNVGSIFRLADAARAAEVIPCGYTAYPPHHKLEQTSLGTTDSVPWRRFDDTAAALTDLRAKGIQIVGVETATGASPYHRFEYDFPVALVLGNEALGVSETALRLCDAVVEVPVFGYKNSINVATAASIVLYGALCQGNWLDEDAVTRPDGSAGSGT